The Vigna angularis cultivar LongXiaoDou No.4 chromosome 6, ASM1680809v1, whole genome shotgun sequence genome contains the following window.
atatataaatttataaacagtattttttggatttttgcATGCGACCTCAAAAGAagtaattattgtttaattcCCGAATGATTCATGATGATAGATAgaaatatagaaagaaaaaagaaacatgtaGAGATTGATTACTAAATTAAACTATGTATGTATTAAATATGAAAGACTGAATTTggggaaaaaaaataaaaagacgaATAgtagataataattaaaaaaattgtctgaAAAAGAATTAATAGAAAAGAAGACTTAAGATAAAAAGCATTATGAAAGTGTTATATTTTTGAAAGTTATGATTAGAAGCACATAATATCTAAGATTGAGATGAAGTGTTTTTGAAGGTAAGAGGGTGCAATAAGGTAGAcatcatattaaattatttgaagcATAGACTATAGGATTAGAATGCAATCAAATCGTGCAAAAAGTAATTTTTGAGGAATGTCATAAATCTACACATGCTACAAAGATTGGCTCCATTCAATTCAAAAATAGTTGGTGGGATCCAACCCAACGCCATCACCAAATCTTATCGTACTACGACATACCCAAAAGTTTTACtgacttatttatttaaatttaaaatttattaaattttaaatataagattaGGTTAATTTGATTCTTTATCTTAATGTATCAGCTTATATTATCAAACgttaaattataatagaaattaagtttaatattcGGCTATAGTTTTGCTCTAGTTTAAGAGCATCTTTATCACAGGTTTAACATTCACCCGTGCATGTATATAGGTATTTTGAGTAtatttttttgggttaaatatgtttttaatctctgaactatcaagcgattttggttttagttcctactcagaactttgatggtttttagtccttattgttttgaaactctgagtaatagtccttaaaattggacggtgttaagtttcAGTGGATATGGCAAACAGTATTGCCACGTGATTACTGATCTGCTCTATTTTTTGTCTGCCACGTTGGATGTTTAAGTGTTTGAACTAAGATTAAGTTGATTAATTACATTGTTCATTGAAATGAGATATAGGGTTCACAATTTGTGAAATCACCTGGATAATCCGTTCTTCTAAATATGGGTTTTTGTAGTTTTTCCCATATTCGTTCTCCCTCATCCACTTTCCCTTTTTGAATAAAGGCCTGTGCCAATTTTAGATATATTCTACGAACGTGAGACGTATCTGCATAAGCAAAACACAATACTATGagcaatatattaaaaaaataaaagacactaaaagaataaaagaaggaaacgttaaaaatgataaattattctTGCCTGGATCCTTGTGAGTGGAAATTCTCAATAGAGTAAGGATTTTAAGTTTGTCCAGAAGCTGGGAATAAGCatgatttttgttgttttcttccAATATCTGGGCAATCCCcaaatcatcttcctccataTAGTCACTTGCCTGGCCATTATCATCCTTGTCTTCATCATCTGCACTCTGGCTATTATCACTCTCAAATGCTGTTTGGCTATCACTCTCAGTatcatcatcctcatcttcAGTTGTATCTAGATGTCTCTTAATAAGAGACAATACTTGGATGAGGTTACATGTGTCATCATcactaaaataattgaatacTTCTCTTGCAACGTCAAACCATTCCTGTAGCTCAGGAGCTCCTATGATATGTCTAGTGACGGCCTCCAGGGGCAGCTACAAtgataaaataagtaaaataagtAATAAGCAAGCAATCAAaacattcattttataaaaaaacttatatacaAACCTTCTTTACTAAAGTTAAAATTACATAAACGGCAGGCAACTGCAAATTCTGGTATCGGTATGCAATGCATATCACTGCAGATATGAATTCTTTTATGGAGGAAGTATGGTTATCTTTATGATACTCCATACTAAATCTTCCTGATAGCGTCAAAGCTTTGTAGGCCATCAAGCGGCCCAATAGACGACCGTGTACCTCCTGTAATTTCAAAAGGAGATACAAATATTACCCCTAGAAACGTATACGAATACGAAGTTTTATCCTCGTACTcgagaatataaaaaattctatgtaattgtaaaataaaacaaaataacgcCATTAATTTCTTACCTTATCGTTCATGAATGGCGTCACATTATGCAAACTCACTATAAGTTTAAGTAAGGAATCAACTTTGATATTATGAACCGTTGCAACTAATTGAGCTAAACCTGTTGCAAAGCCTACCATCGCAcactgaaaaagaaataaagaaaatattattttagtaaaagatCAGCGAGCAAATATTGAAAACATCAAGCATATTTTAaccattaaaataaaagataaagcaTATTCCAACACTCTAATTAGAGGTGTCATTTTAATCCACCACCCATAGGTCAGCCCCAGCCCTATTAGAAATTAAGTCCCATTTTAGTGACCCACTTAACAAGGGACTTTCTGAAAGCCCCCAGCCCCAAAAGCCCTTAGTAGAATGGGTTGGGACAGTTTCAGGGTGGGTTGAGCCCCCTTTTTCAATCAAACCACTTTCTTTCAAGAAAGTACCACTGCATATACAAACACCAGTGAAACTTCTCATTGAAACATCAACAGTTCGACATTCTTCTTCTCACCTTACTGACAAACGATCTAAACCTTCGGGAACCTCATTCGCCAAATCTATTTTTTCGTGCAACATTCGCCAAATCTTACTTCCAAtaaatcttctttttttctttattttatttttgtcgaGTTTTGATAGGAAGTTGAGAGTGTATGTAAGGAGGAGGAGAGGTTAGTTAACTGTTAGTTAACAGTTATAGGGAGTTAGTTGCTTAACTGTGTTAACAGTTAGGAAGAGTGGGAATATACTTTTGTATAAATTGTTGAGATGGGGAGAGGAGATGGACTTTTGGCAATTGAAGTGTATAACAGACTGTTAGTCTTATTGGGGGAGATTAGGCTCTCTGATTACTTCATTCTTGTATTCTTTCTTGGAGATCAATAAAGTCAGAGGTTATACAGAACTTGTGCTCTGTTGCGTGTGTTAGTTGGGTGAAAGATAAGGTTTCTTTATCAGAAACCTAtcaatttggtccgacctgccggatacAAATTTTGTGGACGCTGAGGTGAAGTGATGGAGACGACGACGGGGGCAAGATTAGAAGCGATTGAGATAACGGTGGAGGGAATGAAGGCAGAGTCGACGACGGTACGTCGTGATTTacaacaaattatgaaaatgcTGGAAAGACAGGGAAATCACACGGAGAGTAATTCGGAGGATAGCTCCGTGAATGATAACCGACACAGAGGGAATGAGGAGGCCGGAGGCGGTGGATGCGGCGAAAGAAATGGAACGCAAAAGCCTTGGAGGAAAAGGGTTGAGTTACCCACCTTTGACGGGGACGAGCCACTCAGTTGGCTCAATCGGGCAGAAAGGTTTTTCGATATACAAAGGGTGACGGATGATGAAGAAAAGGTGGAGGTCGCCTACGTAAGCATGGAGGGCAGCGCGACGTACTGGTTCACTTTTTGGAAAGAGAAGGCGAGAAACCGAACGTGGAACGGGTTGAAAGAAGCCATGATTAATCGCATCGGTGGTGGATTCAGGGGGACCATATTCGAGCGACTGGCTACTCTGCGTCAAGAAGGAACAGTCGAGGAATTTGTGCGTCAGTTTGAAGTCTTGATGGGGCAGACAATGGGGATTCCAGAGGAACAGGTGATGGGTTACTTCTTAGCCGGTTTACGGGAGGACGTGGAGGGTCAGGTGTGGATCCAAAACCCATCGGCGTTGATGGAGGCGATGAGGATCGTGCACGACGTAGAAGATGTGATGATGAAAGCGCAGGGAAGCCAGGCTAGTGGACCCAAGATGAACCCATTCGGTGCGCAATCAATGGGTATAGTGACGCGATCGACATCGGCGAAAACAGCGACGAACCCGTTTGGAAGAACCGAGGGTGGAGGACCGGCGAGGAGGGAGGGAGCAGCGGTTAACACTGTAGCGAGGGGAAGCATGGAGATTGGGGGCGAAGGTCGAGGTCGAATGGTTCGAAACTTACCCTAGCCCGAGTTTCTAAAGAGAAAGGAGGAGGGGCGTTGCTTCCGATGTGGCGGGCCGTTTGCACCAGGCCATCGATGCGCCGAGAGGAGCCTACGGGTGTTATTGCTGGCCGAGGACGAAGACGAAGGGGAAGAGGGAGAGGTAAACGACAACCAGGAGGAAAAAGTGATGGAATTGTCCACGTGCTCGGCAGAAGGTTGGACCAACTCGGGAACCTTGAAGTTGGCGGGGAAAATTGGTGAACGGAGGGTGGTAGTGCTCATAAACAGCGGAGCGAGCCACAATTATATCATTAAGAGAGCCACGGAGGAGCTGGGCTTGTCAGTGATCGATACGGTACCATATCCAGTGAGTTTGGGTGACGGATGTCGACGGATTACCCAAGGACGATGCGAAGGGGTGATTATCCGATAGAGGGGGTGGATGTGGAGGAAGAGTCCCATGTTTCTGAGTTGGGGGGTGTCGACGTTATTCTGGGGGTTGCATGGTTGGCTAAGTTGGGAGAAGTTCAGACGAATTGGGGTAGCATGACAATGGAATATATGGTGGGGAATAAACCGATCACGATCAAGAGTGATCCAGCCCTATCGCGCCAGCTGGTGAAAGCAAGATCTTTGTGGAAGCTGGGAGATAACGTTGAGTCAGGAGCATTGGTGTGGGGTCTAAGTGCAATAGAGACAACTGAAAATGGTGAGTGGGGAACAGATGTGACAGGCCAGCAGCAGGTGGAACTGGGAAAGCTGCTGCAAACCCACTATCACTTATTCCAAGATGTGCATGGGCTGCCTCCAACACGTCACATACAGCACCGAATCAAATTGAAAATGGGTGTAGACCCTATAAATGTGAGGCCATATCGCTATCCTCACATTCTGAAAGGGGAAATCGAAAAACAGGTGGATGATATGTTGAAGGCTGGGATCATACGCCACAGTACGAGTTCGTTTTCCAGCCCAGTCATCCtcgtgaagaagaaggatgggaGTTGGCGCTTTTGTGTGGATTACAGAGCTCTAAACAAGACCACTGTATCGGACAGGTTAGTTAACAGTTAGAGGGAGTTAACACAGTTAGGAAGAGTGAGAATATACT
Protein-coding sequences here:
- the LOC128197357 gene encoding uncharacterized protein LOC128197357 — its product is MVGFATGLAQLVATVHNIKVDSLLKLIVSLHNVTPFMNDKEVHGRLLGRLMAYKALTLSGRFSMEYHKDNHTSSIKEFISAVICIAYRYQNLQLPAVYVILTLVKKLPLEAVTRHIIGAPELQEWFDVAREVFNYFSDDDTCNLIQVLSLIKRHLDTTEDEDDDTESDSQTAFESDNSQSADDEDKDDNGQASDYMEEDDLGIAQILEENNKNHAYSQLLDKLKILTLLRISTHKDPGKNNLSFLTFPSFILLVSFIFLIYCS